From Xiphophorus hellerii strain 12219 chromosome 9, Xiphophorus_hellerii-4.1, whole genome shotgun sequence, a single genomic window includes:
- the LOC116725166 gene encoding interferon-induced protein 44-like: MDQTRHLWKPAEGVNCALKTMEVVSWIPWSNSEVQTFLCLVGQERIHRDLDGATRNEKTFREISQLLAAHGYQRTSRQCRDKLKKMKSDYRTIKENRKRSGPNSLKHWKWFEQMDAIYGKRPVSIKMESGLDSTTAVLDPMMDNKCFSLCDGFSTTSHKMADSGAAGCGVLVNGSDSKRASAAMHANDLNLTQCEVYQVVVTPKEMTKIENPWRTLTWNPEKRTELMDTIKTYKPTVSSVPQTRVLLIGPVGAGKSSFFNSINSVFRGHVTSQAIAGSSSTSLTTQFRTYSVKAGREGKPLPIILCDTMGLEESKGAGLDVDDISSILEGHMPDRYQFNPSEPLHPDTSGYRKSPDLKEKIHCLSYILDATKVFVMPEKLAEKLKAIRQKANLLGVPQLVVLTKVDEACPLVKENLTNIYRSVYIKEIMQEASTKLGMPLSCIVPVRNYVEELDLDLNSDVLLLSAVIQMLRFADNYFDEISDQLGNLQNKE, translated from the exons ATGGATCAGACTCGCCATCTGTGGAAACCCGCAGAAGGCGTTAATTGTGCTTTAAAGACAATGGAAGTAGTGTCGTGGATACCGTGGTCCAACAGCGAGGTGCAGACATTTTTGTGCTTGGTGGGTCAGGAAAGGATCCACAGGGATCTAGACGGAGCAACTAGGAACGAGAAAACATTCAGAGAGATTTCCCAGCTGTTGGCCGCTCACGGCTACCAGCGAACATCAAGGCAATGCCGAGAtaagcttaaaaaaatgaaaagtgattACCGGACCATCAAGGAGAACAGGAAGCGCAGTGGTCCGAACAGCCTGAAACATTGGAAGTGGTTCGAGCAAATGGACGCCATTTATGGGAAGCGACCAGTCAGCATTAAAATGGAGAGTGGACTGGACTCGACCACTGCGGTACTGGACCCCATGATGGATAACA aatGTTTTTCCTTATGTGACGGTTTTTCTACCACTTCTCATAAAATGGCTGACAGCGGTGCTGCTGGTTGTGGAGTTCTGGTTAACGGAAGTGATAGCAAACGCGCCTCAGCAGCGATGCACGCCAATGACCTGAACCTGACGCAGTGTGAAGTCTACCAGGTGGTGG TGACCCCAAAGGAAATGACTAAAATAGAGAATCCATGGAGGACTTTAACCTGGAACCCTGA GAAGAGGACGGAGCTGATGGACACCATCAAAACCTACAAACCCACAGTCAGTTCTGTGCCCCAGACTCGGGTTTTGCTCATTGGACCAGTCGGCGCTGGAAAGTCCAGCTTCTTCAACTCCATCAACTCTGTATTCAGAGGCCATGTCACCAGCCAGGCCATCGCTGGCAGCTCTTCCACCAGCCTCACCACTCAG TTTCGGACCTACTCTGTGAAAGCAGGACGAGAAGGCAAACCTCTGCCGATCATCCTGTGTGACACCATGGGCCTGGAGGAAAGCAAAGGGGCGGGGCTTGATGTTGATGACATCAGCAGCATCCTTGAAGGTCATATGCCGGATCGATACCAG TTCAACCCGTCTGAACCTCTGCATCCTGACACCTCCGGCTATCGCAAGTCTCCAGACCTTAAAGAGAAGATCCACTGTTTGTCATACATCCTTGACGCCACCAAAGTCTTCGTCATGCCTGAGAAGCTGGCAGAAAAGCTGAAGGCCATCCGACAAAAGGCCAACTTGTTGG GAGTTCCTCAGCTGGTTGTACTCACCAAGGTTGATGAAGCTTGCCCCTTAGTGAAAGAGAATCTGACAAACATTTATAGGAGTGTCTACATTAAGGAGATA ATGCAGGAGGCCAGCACTAAACTCGGCATGCCGCTGTCCTGCATTGTTCCAGTGAGGAACTACGTAGAGGAACTGGATCTGGACCTGAACTCTGACGTCCTGCTGCTCAGCGCCGTCATCCAGATGCTCCGGTTTGCTGATAACTACTTTGATGAGATCAGCGACCAACTTGGGaaccttcaaaacaaagagTGA
- the LOC116725370 gene encoding tubulin alpha-1B chain-like: protein MRECISIHIGQAGVQIGNACWELYCLEHGIQPDGLMPSDKTAGRGDDSFNTFFSETGSGKHVPRAVYVDLEPTVIDEVRTGTYHQLFHPEQLISGKEDAANNYARGHYTIGKEIIDPVLDRIRKLADQCNGLQGFLVFHSFGGGTGSGFTSLLMERLSVDYGKKSKLEFSVYPAPQVSTAVVEPYNSILTTHTTLEHSDCAFMVDNEAIYDICCRNLDIERPTYTNLNRLMSQIVSSITASLRFDGALNVDLTEFQTNLVPYPRIHFPLVTYAPVISAEKAYHEQLTVAEITNACFEPANQMVKCDPRHGKYMACCLLYRGDVVPKDVNAAIANIKTKRTIQFVDWCPTGFKVGINYQPPTVVPGGDMAKVQRAVCMLSNTTAIAEAWARLDHKFDLMYAKRAFVHWYVGEGMEEGEFSEAREDMAALEKDYEEVGTDSIEGEGEEEGGEY from the exons atg CGTGAGTGTATTTCCATCCATATTGGTCAGGCTGGGGTCCAGATTGGCAATGCCTGCTGGGAGCTGTATTGCCTGGAACATGGCATCCAGCCAGACGGTCTGATGCCGAGTGACAAGACCGCAGGAAGAGGAGACGACTCCTTCAACACTTTCTTCAGTGAGACCGGTTCTGGAAAGCATGTTCCCCGGGCCGTGTATGTGGACCTGGAGCCCACTGTCATTG ATGAGGTACGCACTGGGACCTACCACCAGCTATTTCACCCTGAACAGCTGATTAGTGGTAAGGAGGATGCTGCCAACAATTACGCTCGTGGGCACTACACCATCGGAAAGGAGATCATCGATCCTGTTTTGGATAGGATTCGCAAACTG GCTGACCAGTGTAATGGTCTTCAGGGCTTCCTGGTTTTCCACAGCTTTGGTGGAGGCACTGGCTCTGGTTTCACCTCCCTGCTGATGGAGCGCCTGTCTGTCGACTATGGCAAGAAATCCAAGCTGGAGTTCTCTGTCTACCCGGCCCCGCAGGTGTCCACAGCCGTGGTGGAGCCTTACAACTCCATCCTGACCACCCACACCACCCTGGAGCACTCGGACTGCGCCTTCATGGTGGACAACGAGGCCATATACGATATCTGCTGTCGGAACCTGGACATCGAGCGCCCCACCTACACCAACCTGAACAGACTGATGAGTCAGATCGTGTCCTCCATCACGGCTTCTCTTCGTTTTGACGGCGCGCTCAACGTGGATCTGACTGAGTTCCAGACCAACTTGGTGCCTTATCCACGTATCCACTTCCCTCTGGTCACCTATGCCCCCGTCATCTCTGCCGAGAAGGCTTACCACGAGCAGCTGACCGTAGCTGAAATCACCAACGCTTGCTTTgagccagccaatcagatggtGAAATGTGACCCTCGCCACGGCAAGTACATGGCCTGCTGCCTTTTGTACCGTGGAGATGTGGTGCCCAAAGACGTCAACGCTGCCATTGCCAACATCAAAACCAAGCGCACCATCCAGTTTGTGGACTGGTGCCCCACTGGTTTCAAGGTGGGCATCAACTACCAGCCTCCCACTGTGGTTCCTGGTGGAGACATGGCCAAGGTCCAGAGGGCTGTGTGCATGTTGAGCAACACCACGGCCATTGCAGAGGCCTGGGCTCGGCTCGACCACAAGTTTGATCTGATGTACGCCAAGCGTGCCTTCGTTCATTGGTATGTGGGTGAGGGCATGGAGGAGGGAGAGTTCTCCGAGGCCAGGGAGGACATGGCTGCACTGGAGAAGGATTATGAAGAGGTTGGAACTGATTCTATTGAAGgggagggtgaggaagaaggAGGGGAATATTAA
- the LOC116725369 gene encoding tubulin alpha chain-like, giving the protein MRECISVHVGQAGIQIGNACWELYCLEHGIQPDGLMPSDKTVGRGDDSFNTFFSETGSGKHVPRAVFVDLEPTVIDEVRSGTYHQLFHPEQLINGKEDAANNYARGHYTIGKEIIDPVLDRLRKLADQCNGLQGFLVFHSFGGGTGSGFTSLLMERLSVDYGKKSKLEFSIYPAPQVSTAVVEPYNSILTTHTTLEHSDCAFMVDNEAIYDICCRNLDIERPTYTNLNRLMSQIVSSITASLRFDGALNVDLAEFQTNLVPYPRIHFPLATYAPVISAEKAYHEQMTVSEITNACFEPANQMVKCDPRHGKYMACCLLYRGDVVPKDVNAAIANIKTKRGIQFVDWCPTGFKVGINYQPPTVVPGGDIAKVQRAVCMLSNTTAIAEAWARLDHKFDLMYAKRAFVHWYVGEGMEEGEFSEAREDMAALEKDYEEVGTDSIEGEGEEDGGEY; this is encoded by the exons atg CGTGAATGCATCtcagtccatgttggtcagGCCGGCATCCAGATTGGTAATGCCTGCTGGGAGCTGTATTGCCTGGAACATGGCATCCAGCCAGATGGTCTGATGCCGAGCGACAAGACAGTGGGAAGAGGAGACGACTCCTTCAACACTTTCTTCAGTGAGACCGGTTCTGGAAAGCATGTTCCCCGGGCCGTGTTTGTGGACCTGGAGCCCACTGTCATTG ATGAGGTGCGCTCTGGGACCTACCACCAGCTATTTCACCCTGAGCAGTTGATTAATGGTAAGGAGGACGCTGCGAACAATTATGCTCGTGGGCACTACACCATCGGAAAGGAGATCATCGATCCTGTTTTGGATAGACTTCGCAAACTG GCTGACCAGTGTAATGGTCTTCAGGGCTTTCTGGTTTTCCACAGCTTTGGTGGAGGCACTGGCTCTGGTTTCACCTCCCTGCTGATGGAGCGCCTGTCTGTCGACTATGGCAAGAAATCCAAGCTGGAGTTCTCCATCTATCCGGCCCCACAGGTGTCCACAGCCGTGGTGGAGCCTTACAACTCCATCCTGACCACCCACACCACCCTGGAGCACTCGGACTGCGCCTTCATGGTGGACAACGAGGCCATATACGATATCTGCTGTCGGAACCTGGACATCGAGCGCCCCACCTACACCAACCTGAACAGACTGATGAGTCAGATCGTGTCCTCCATCACGGCTTCTCTTCGTTTCGACGGCGCGCTCAACGTGGATTTGGCCGAGTTCCAGACCAACTTGGTGCCTTATCCACGTATCCACTTCCCTCTGGCCACTTACGCTCCTGTCATCTCTGCCGAGAAGGCTTACCATGAACAGATGACCGTATCTGAAATTACGAACGCTTGCTTTgagccagccaatcagatggtGAAATGTGACCCTCGCCACGGCAAGTACATGGCCTGCTGCCTTTTGTACCGTGGAGATGTGGTGCCCAAAGACGTCAACGCTGCCATTGCCAACATCAAAACTAAACGTGGGATCCAGTTTGTGGACTGGTGCCCCACTGGTTTCAAGGTGGGCATCAACTACCAGCCTCCCACTGTGGTTCCTGGTGGAGATATAGCCAAGGTCCAGAGGGCTGTGTGCATGTTGAGCAACACCACGGCCATTGCAGAGGCCTGGGCTCGGCTCGACCACAAGTTTGATCTGATGTACGCCAAGCGTGCCTTCGTTCATTGGTATGTGGGTGAGGGCATGGAGGAGGGAGAGTTCTCCGAGGCCAGGGAGGACATGGCTGCACTGGAGAAGGATTATGAAGAGGTTGGAACTGATTCTATTGAAGGGGAGGGTGAGGAAGATGGAGGGGAATATTAA